DNA sequence from the Desmodus rotundus isolate HL8 chromosome 4, HLdesRot8A.1, whole genome shotgun sequence genome:
TTGCAGACCTTGCTTTATTGGATTCTATGATCATGTATCATAACTATATCGTCTTTTGttacctgaaataaaaatgtgtgccatgactggtatagctcagttgtCTGGGCATCCTctcgcaaagcgaaaggtcactggttcgattcccagtcagggcacatgcttgggttgctggctcgtccccagtcagggcgtgtgcaggaggcaacttatcattgtttctctcccttctcctctaagaagaaataaaatattttataaataaataaataaagtaaaaatgcaatTTTCCTGATATATGTGATTAATTATCTTTATTAATCTGGGCCATTCTCTCTACCCTTGCTGCAGGCCGAGCACAGGCTGAACATTTCTTCAAGCATATTGTATCATTTTATCAGTCACAATTTGTCACCTACAATTATTAGCTCATATGCTTGTCACGAAAATTATGGAGAACATAAAGATTTTACGCATTCAGTCAAAAACGCCAGATCCAAAATCAGTTGGTTTATTTCCTGCAGTCTTTCAAGTTGACCAAAGCACTCACTGATTTGCtctattttcttatgttttcagtATTTCTGTATATACATACGCACTGAAAAGCCCAACTCAGAGAAAACTGCACTGCAATTCTGAGAAAAAGCTTCCCCTAAACATCTAAAGATAGCCCGTCTAATTATCGTCTGCATTGTGTTGAAACCGCACACACTTGAGCATTATTCTCCTTTACCAGCTGTGTCTAGGTAGAGTCATTACATCAAACGCTTctaattttacaaaaagaaatcaaaacaagtGTGTGTTTAAGTCTCAGTGACAAATGCAAACCCTGTGAGTCAAACAGGCAAACTGATTAGCAAGCTGGCTgggaaatcaaaacagaaaaagtgaagagattaaccAGATAGAGCTGTAAGGGGAAAAGGGTAAAAATAGCCTCCAGGGGCCAAGTGGGGGCCACAATCTTTCCCTCCTGTTAGGTTCTGGCCCCACCTCCGTTAGCTGGGATCACCGAGTTTCTTTCCGCCAGCCTCTTAATGCAGGCAGAAATCCTGACAAACCTAAGAGGTGGCGACCTTTCCTGTGCTGGAATTTTTCTAGTTCAATGGTATTCAGCACCTTACAAGGTGATCCGATCCATTAGTAGTAGCTACTTTTCTGACCTTAGCCAGTGTTCTTAATTAGGCATTTATTAGATCCTTAGGTCTTCGTGTTATTCTACACACCTTTCATGAGTAACACttgatttaatcctcacaacaagccAGTGGGATCATCTTATTCTACAGACGAGAAAACCCAGGTcgagagaggtgaagtgacttgcttgGCTTGtgaggcagagccagggttccAAACAGGCCTTTCTAGCTGAGCCTGAGCTGCCAACCACCGCGCGCCGAGCATTCCTTTGCCCTGACAGTCAACTGTGATTTGGCCTTCTGTTATTTCCTCTCTATTTCTTGGCTCTGGAGCCCCATCGAATAGTCAATCAATTCCCTTCCCATTCATGGACAGAGCAGAAAGGAGAAGGTCTGCTAGGGTCTCTCCTTGTTCTGGGAGAGGAGGGTagcaaagagagaaatgaagaacagaaggTGCCATGGTCTGAATGTGCTCCCCcgaaataaatatattgaaacgCTCCCCCCCACAGATGATAGTAATAGGAGGGAAGACCTTTGGGAGATCCCCAGAtcctgagtgggggtggggaggaacacTAATCTCATTAGTGCCTGAGAAGCTCCAGACAGATCCCTTGCCTCTTCCACCGCGTGAGGATGCAGCGAAAAAGCACTGGCTATGGACCCCAGAGATGTCTCTAACCTGACCATGCTGGGGccatgaccttggacttccagtctccagaattgtgaggaaTTTCTGTTGTTCcgaagctacccagtctgtgctATTTTGTGACAGCAGCCCCAACAGACAAATACAGAGGGCAAGTAATGAAAAGCACCGGCCTCctcctgaaaaataaatacagaccTCCCGGGATGATCCTGAATTAACCTGTAATCTGGGCAGCAGAGTCGAAGATGGCATGTTTGgcattttatttctctccatcATGTGTCCCTATGTAATTGCTGCCTCGTTTTCAGAACTTTTCACTGTGGGGGTAGGTACACATGTCTCTGAGATCAGAATATTTAAAGACGCAGcttgctcatttcttttcagtgcCGACCTGGACAGTTCAAGTTAATATTTCAAACCAGTGAGAACCAGTGGGTGGAGCAAAGTCACCAGACAATAATTGCCTTTCTCTCCCGTTGTCACTTGGTTTCAAGGAAAGAGTTTTGAATAACAAGTTAGTCCTAGTAAGAGGTAAAAATAACCACTGGGGATGGGTTTCTGGCCACGGTTCAGTTTGACTCACCCTCTTAAGAGTCTGGGAGATATGGAAGCTGCCTCCAAGTAACCGGGGCAGAAAAGACCCGCCTAGAGAGTGGGTGTACCCCAGGAGGTCAGAGAGTTATTATGAGGACTTTGATTCAGTAAATGAAGGTGGATACGCAAGACTGACCTAGTCTATATGTagattataattttcaaaaagaggCTGAAACTCCAACAAGCCTTGAATTAGAATCAGCCTGCCTTTGGACCCCACTGCCTCCAAGAGCCTTTGTGTGGAGAAGAGCATTGTCCTGGTTGTGGAAGGGCTGACAGCTTCATTTGCCAACACCAGCCTCCCTGAAACATGTCCAATGACATTGCTTCATGGGCCCTGTCTTGACCCTGGGAAATGGACCTCACGCTGCACTTAGGGGCAGATGTGAGGAGCACAGGGCCCAGGCCAGTGGCTCTAGTGTCAGAATCGCCAGAAGCTTATTGCAGATAgatttccttctctctggttGGGCCCACAGCTCCGGACATAGCTCAGgaagctgaatttttttttctcacttcccACAACGATGGGTAACTGAACATTGTTGCCAGCAGAACTGGGAAGAGGATGACAAGAAGTCCTACCGGGATTTTTGGAAATGTCTTTGCTATTTCCAAATAGTAACTGACCCTGGGCGAGAGGCctcaaacaaacacaaaaagtaaCCAAGGCCCTGATGCAATACTGAGCTGCGGAGTTTTTAATGTGCAATGTGAAGACTGGCAAACAGCCCCACAGGGTATCTATCTCATCTCTGCAGGGTGGCAAGGTGCCAAAAGCAGCTGAAGACGGGGGCATATGCTGGCAGCGCCCCACgttggtggtgggtggggaggccgAGATCCACGCAACCTCCGGCGGGGTCCCAGAGACCTTAGGAGGAATGTAAGGGGTGGGGCATTGGGTGAGTCCTTAGGGCAGAGAGGTGTCTCAGGGCTCAGGGGGTGAGGGTAGGGGTGTCAGGGTAGAAAGGGGCGTTAAGAGTCTAGGAGACCTTCAAGGAAGGTGGGGCATGTGTTAGGTGGAGGGGTGTACCTCTGGGGGTCCTcagagctgggggagaggggggctgTGCTCCGAAGGTGGGGCTGCCCTCTGGATGGAGGGGGTGTCTCAGCATGCCTGGTTGGATAACTCAGGGTAGAGGGGACTTCTGGGGAGACCTCAGCCATGGTGGAAGTGGGACCGCAGGGTATAGGGTGtctctgggagcagagggaggaaacCAAGGTTGGAGCAGGGTCTTGGGGCACACGGAGGGGATCTCAGTGCGCTTGGAGGAGCTTCAGGTTGCGGAGGGGGTTCTGAGGCACATGGAGGGGATCTCGGGGCTCCAGAAGGGGTGTCAGGGCGTGGAGGGGATCTGGGGCGCTCTGATGGGGCACAATCAGGCCGTCTTGCACTCATTCTCCCGCCGCCGCTTCCTGCGCTCCTGAGCCTGGCGCACCCAGGGCGCAGGCCCGCACAGGCCCACCACGCAGCAGGCCAGCCGGCGGCCCGCGTTGCCATTCTCCAGGCTGGCCGCGTTGCCGCCGCGTCCCAGGTCGTCCTCGCCCTCGTGCACCACCACAGCTCGGCCCACGATCGAGTGCGGGCCGCTGAGCGAGGCGACGAGGCCAGAGCGGTACTTCCAGATGCCGCCATCCCGCACGGCGAAGTTGCCAAAGTCGCCCGGGTGCTGAGGGTGCTGCACCGCCAACGGGTTGTAGTGCGGCCCGGTGGACTCACAGCCCTGGCTCAGGTCCCCGAACTGGTGCACGTGGATGGCGTGTTTGGTGCCATTGGCCTCGGGCGGGAAACCCTCCAGATTGAAGAAGGCCTCGAGCTGGGCGCCGGGCACAGGCTGCCGGAAGAGCACGAAGCCGGTGACCTGCGGCTTCTCCGCGTCCAGTGAGGCCGATGGCTGTACCTGGCAGATGGCGTGGAGTGCAGCGTCCTGGCCACGGTCCGCCGCCCGCCGCCCTGTCACCTCCTGCCAGATCTCCGTCACTTTGGCGTGCATATCGCGGATCTGCTCCTCTGTGCTCAAGCTGGCGTCCGAGGCGCAGGCCACCAGGAACAAGGAGGCACACAGCAGCGCCAGCATGGCTGGAGTCTGGCACCTGCAGGcacggctggggtggggtgggggggcggcgaGGCTTAGTCAGCAGAGACAGGAAATCTCAGGGACCCCAAGTCCTTGGATCTAATCCATCTTCACCAAAGGGGACCTTGCCCACCCCTTCCTTCAGCCCAAATTTCTCCAGGGCACCCTGTGTCCCAGTAACTGTGTCAACTGCTGTGCTTTTCAAGATGATTGACACAAAAATCTCAAGAAACTCATAGGGCTTTTTATGAGCCACAAATCTGATCATGGTCCTCTCAAGTCCTCTCTTCATGAGTGAGGAGTCTCAGGTCAAAGGCAGGGTGTCTCAGGGCACGTGAGGGGGAATCTCATGGCCCTTCCAGACCTCCCCCctatctcccctcccctctcctgccactCCCTAagcatccccccccacccccttacagGCACGGGTAAGACTTGCTGCCCTGCCTTCTTCATCTTTGCAGTGCTGTGCCCCCTCTGAAGTGCCCTATGCCCCTTCTCTACCATGCTGAGTAGACTTGCACACAGAAACTCTGTTTTACTCATcagtatccccagcacctgggcCCACACCTGGCAGTGGGGAACATTTAATATGTGATTGTTGAATGAGGAGTTCACTGAGGGACAGACACGTCATCATATTATTCCAACTTCATTCTCTGATTAAAGATAGAGCTTTGTGCtaggaagggatggaggaagtAGTGTCCATGTCCCTGGGGAACTCTGGGAAGGCTCCCCAGAGGAGGTGACTTTTGAGCTGGATCCTACAAGTAGGAGCTTTTGAGCCAAGCCCAGTTGGAAGCCCATTTCCAGCAGAAGGCACAACATGACATAGTCACAGGCTGTGGAAGGACACTGTTTGTTTTGGAGATGGGTAGAAATTCAGTGTGGCTGGAACCTGGCCTGTGCCACCAGGGAGGAGTCGAAGCTCAAGAGCGAACTTTGAGCCAGGGATTGAGGGACTGGGTTTGCTTGCTGAATGTGGATGTTAGCTGGGAGGCTTGTGCTGGTGGAAGTTTTAAGCAGAGAAGGGGATGATGAGATAGCTTTTTAGTTCATGAAGTGTGGCAGGAAGAAGGATGTGGGCTAGACTTTGGGGATACAGACGATAGGGGAGGAGGCATGGGAACAGCCTGGGCAgagatggagacacagagagggaggaacagagaCAGTCAGAGGACGATGACATAGGAGGCTGTTACCAGAACCCAAGCTGGCAATGAGGAAGTCTTTTTCCCAGGTGGAGGCggcagaggcagagggggaaagGGCTGGGGAGACATTGTGGGCAGCCctgggcggggggagagagagggagcagtggAGGATGGCTGAGTTCCCAGAGGAGAACAGGTGTCTGGATGGTGGTCCAAGGCCCcgagaggaaggagacaggggcAGTTGCTGGTGAGTGCCCAGGTGGGATGTTCTGCAGGTGGGTGGAACGCGACTGTGGCACTTGGAAGCAGTTGATGTAGCCGGGAAGGGTTCTCAGTGTTGGCTGTGCATGAGATTCTGACTCTTAAAAATCAGAGGCCCAGGCTCCACCTTAAGAGATTCCATGGGCCGGAATTGTctcttttatttatctattttttttaagctcCAACAAAGATTCTGGGACCCAGCCAGGATTTTAGAGTCAGACACAGATTCAAATCCCAATCCCAACATATAGTAACGGTGACATCGCCAGGGAAGATTAGACTGACCCTCTCTTAGCTGCTTGTAAAACAAGGGCAGTCGtaaccaccgaggggtcacggtGCGGAATAAATGAGAGGGCACATGCTGGGCAATTTTCACATCTTTAAATGTGCCCACAGGGATCAATGCTGCCTCCAAAAAACTGATGTGAGGGTCAGCTGCACTTTCAAAGGCCTTCTCCAACCCCAAAGCAAGTTCTAAACTTCAATGCCCACGTTAGTATTTATGCTTTCCATCACCATTACAGAAAGGTGAGCTAGTAGGTGATTAAAAGAGTGGCTTCTGAAACTCACTGCCTTGGTCTGAGACCTAACTCTGCCATGGACCCTGAGGGTTAgctgttactgttatttttattgcagagaagcagagaaaatgcTGGACTGCAAACCCACGCCAGGCTCCACctcctctccgagcctcagttttcttaatcTGCAAACAGGGGTAATAACTCCTCCCTTAGAGGTTTGCTGTGAAGCTGAACAGAGACAATTacaattgttaacatttattgaacacacgTGCCAAGCACTGTTAAAAGCAGGTGTTCACTCATGTGAGCCTCACAAGAACTCTGTGGGGTGTTATTGTTATCCCCATTCTGAAGTGTGGGggaactgaggcacggagaggcGAGTGttttgcccaaggttacacactCAGTAACAGCTGAGGACAAGACTGGAAAGGGTGTGGTCTCTCCAAGCCCCGAGTTTAGACACCACACTAAACAGCTCTCATTGAAGGGCCTTAGCTCAGAGCCTGGCACCTAGAAAGTTCTCAGTAAGTGGCAGCTCTTTTCTTAGACATCAGAGACAAAGTGCGGATAGAGATTTCAAGCCCATCCCCCAAGAGATGATCTTGAAGCTGTGGGAAGAGGAGCCCAGAAGAGGCTCCGAAAAGGAGTGGCAGGTAGGGGGAAAGGTCAGAGAATGACAACAAGGGAACCACCTCTGACATGGCCTGTGTGGCTTACTGCACCGGAGCCCGGGAAGCAGGGACCATCCCTGCCAGAGCTCAGCCTCAAGCTTTCCAGCAGTGGGGACCAACCCCTCCTTCTGAGGCAGTCCTGCCCCCAGGGAGGGCTGTGCCCATTGGGAAGTTCTACCTTAAAAACATAGAGCAAAAACAGATTGTTCTCTTTCAGGAATACTTGGGTAATAATTAACATGTTATggagatatttttctcttaacaAAAAGGAAATTCTCCTTGAATCCCAGGTAAGCCCTGACTCCTTGTTTCCTGAGCCTTTGACTTCTGCCCCATGAGGCCAGCTCGCATCAGGCTCAGCCTTCTTGCAGTTTCCCCCTTAGTTTGAACTTTGGGTGaccaagtttgtttttttcaggcCTTGCTCTGTGCCTGGTCTGGAGGGGAGGACAAGAATATAGGAGAAACCGGGCCAAAAAGCCACCGAACCCGGGCCTCCTTCCTGGGGCTGGTCTGGGTAGATGGCAGCCTGGTCCATTCTAGTCCCTCGGCTCACTGGGAGAAGGAGCCTAGCTGGGACCCTGAGCCACCAGGCCcgcccctctcttcctccataaGCAGGTGGCTTTTTCTCATAGCTCCCGCCCCCTCAGAGCCATGCAACATCCAGAAAGGGCAGCCTCGCTCCCTCcagatttctctttttctaacaCTGAAGTCCTCTCAGTCTGGCCTGGGCAGATCCAAAGCAGAATAGCTTCCTCTCCCACTTGCCTTCCTCACTCCTCTCCCCAACTCCCCACTCATCCCTCAGAGCAGCCagcttctctgtttctctctcaagaAGATGATCAAATACTTTCCCAAGATCAGACCCCGCGTCCCACCCTGGTTTCAAACTGTTACTAAGCAAACTGTGAGAAGAACGAAATGAACCTCAACTTGGTACCCACCTTTCCTGCTCTTCCCAgtgtggggcgggggcagcacCCAGCAGTAGTTGGTTGCAGGAATGCAGACCGACTCCTGCGGCTGGGCTGTTTGTGGGTGTGCCGGAAAGCCAGCCCAGGGGAGTGGTCACCCTGAAGAAAGAAGGTCATTGGGCCAGTTAGGGAGGGAAAGCAGGCCAGGCTGGCCCTTGGTGAATTGCctcacctccttctcctccattccctcctccctcagcctctccctggcCACGGGCTCCCTGGCCAAGTATTCCTCATCATGACTTCACTGGTTTGTGCAGACGTAGCCAGTGACCTTCAGCACACAGCAGCAGGGGAATAAAAATGAGGCAGAAAATagcctctttggagaggtgtacAATGGTTTCTTTCTTGAGAGGCCCTTCGCTGTCACCCGACTTCCTTGGCTATTGACTTACTTGTACTGGGCGCATCTATGATGGAAATGGGCACCTGACAAATATGCACGATGTTTTCTCAGAAGTGCACCACGTCCCCTGCGAGACAGGAGAGGCAGCTGTGGCGGCCCAGGCTGCAGGGTGCCAGCTATGTCTCCTCCTGCTGATGTGCTCCTGAACCAGCTAGCTCCCTGTGCCTCCCTGTCTCCGTCAGTAAGATGGGGACATAATGCTAACCGGTACCATCGTCATCGGGGTTGCTGTCACTTTGTTGGGGAGGAGCATTGTAACAGAGTGTGTAGTCTGGGCAAGCCTTGGGCCTGTGCCATCCACAGTGGCCTTTCTTCCTTTGCTGCTGGGATCCTTTCTCAATCACAGAGCTCCTTCCAGAAATAGAAGGTTTTGTTCCCTAGAAAAGCCCACGTGGGGAAAGGCAGCTTGTCTGGCTGCCTCTGTGTCCCCCAGCCTTTCCTTCAGCAAACGTTTAGTGGGTGCTCACTCCATCCAAGCCAGCTACTGCTCTGTGTGCCAGTGTCCCAGGCTGCAGGAGTCCCTCCCCTCTAGGGGCTtacctctggggaggggacagcagtgtCAACAGGTATGTCCACTACAGAGTGGGGAGTGCAGCTGCAGAAGGACGGACAGCGCCCTTGGAGGCCCAAACACTAGTACTAACCACAGAATTCCAGACTTCTGGGTCCCACCCTAGGATGAGTGAGTCAATGGCCAGGAAGAGCTTTCTGCAATCATCTTTATAAAAAGCTGGTCATTCTAGAGAGCAgccaagtttgggaaccactgcgTGACAGGAAGAACTCAAACAAAAGATCTTTGGCCAGCAGTAGCCATTCCAGAAGTCAAGAAGGAGACTTCTGGGAACTCAGAgactccagcccctcctcccgccATCCACCCTCAGGCTCTCTGAAAACTCAAGCCTCATCCGCTCAGTGTTTGCTGCTCTGCATTCTGCTGCTGGGTGTAGTTGTCTTGACTAGTGACTTTTCAGAGTTCTGggtcccacctcccaccccaccccacccccacaacgTTCTGGTTGTTCATTGTGAATCGTCCTTCATCAATTTTTGGGGGTGAATCTGTATATTTGCTCAGTTCTTGAAATAGtaattatacagggtggggcaaaagtagggttacagggCAGTGTTTCAGTGTGTCGAGCGCAAGGCTGTCACTGATGTTACACAGATAACTACACCGTATAGAATCACCTGTGGTTCTCACTTTTCTTTCGTCTCCCCTTTAGGCTGGGATGTAGTAAAGAGTAATGATTAGCTATCAGAGAGTCTTGACTTTAAACCTTGACTTTACTATATTCTAGCTCTGCAACTTCAGACCCATTACTTATGCTCTCTGAACCTTATTTCTTTATCTATGTAGTGAGCAAATTAATAGCCATACAACAAAATCATGGCAAGCATTGAATAACATATTATATGGAAAAATGTCTTGTAAAGTGTTCTGTCGCAAATCCAGAAAACCCAACGCAAACAAGCAAAATTAGACTGTATTGACCCTCATAATGAAGAGGTAGAGCTTCAAGCATGGTGAGATCCAGGGGCTCCAATACTGCTATTGGGTCCAGATTTCACCTTACTTTTATTCTGCTCCCCTCCATGTTGGCCCTATCCTCAGACAGGTTCTTCCTTAGTGGGGCCAGGTGGCTGCAATAACTCCAGTCTTTCTCAACCAGTTTCAAGTccagggggaaagagaggataCCTCTCTTCCAACAGTTCCAGCCAAAGTGTCATTGCATCTCATTGGCTCTGAATGGATTATCCTGGAACCAATTCAGTGCTGTGGTTAGTCATGAGCCTGCCTCTGGAGCAAGGGGCGGAGTCAATGTCCCCTGCATTGACTGAAAATGCAGTGGTTTCCAGAAAGGAAATTGAGGTGCTGTTGCCAAAGGAACGGGAATTTAATGTTGCCAGGGTCAGGGTGAATTTCCCTTCGGAGACCAATTCCAGAATTCCGTATGGAGATCTTTCTTGGAccttaaaagtaaaattagattAAATGAAGAAAGCACCACTTGGTACGGTGGTCATGAACTTATACCTGgggaacaaaagtaggtttacagttgtgagtatgcaaaacacagagtttattcttgtcttaTTATTTACTAATTGTTGTACTATTTTttacacaaacaactgtaaaacctccttttgccccaccctgtatgcagAAGAGCTCGCTGCTCAAAGACTTTGCACTACTTTCACACGGCAATACCGGTTGTAAATAGCTTCCTTTGCACGGTGTTCAGAAAACCAAGAGACTTCAATTCCACTGGGAAATAAGTGGTTACCCtgaggagaaaattttaaaagcaacagtTAGTGTTTCAGGCTGCCTCCCTTAAAAGCTGGGTTCTGTGTGATGACAGTCTACCCAACCAGAGGTTTCAGATGTGGCCGAGAAAGTGTGCCTCGCCTGCCCAAAGTTCTTCCAGAAACCCCCGGGGAAGGGGAAGTAGAACCAGATAAGTGCGCCATTCAATCTTGC
Encoded proteins:
- the SOD3 gene encoding extracellular superoxide dismutase [Cu-Zn]; translation: MLALLCASLFLVACASDASLSTEEQIRDMHAKVTEIWQEVTGRRAADRGQDAALHAICQVQPSASLDAEKPQVTGFVLFRQPVPGAQLEAFFNLEGFPPEANGTKHAIHVHQFGDLSQGCESTGPHYNPLAVQHPQHPGDFGNFAVRDGGIWKYRSGLVASLSGPHSIVGRAVVVHEGEDDLGRGGNAASLENGNAGRRLACCVVGLCGPAPWVRQAQERRKRRRENECKTA